Genomic window (Candidatus Poribacteria bacterium):
TTCTGTAACCGGTGGGTTTCATCGATGTCGCGTGCCTTTGCGGCATTATAGAGCGCGACAGATTCTTTCGGAGCGACGTTTGAAATCGAGACGACACCGCCGTCTGCACCGAACAATAAGGCTGCTCCCAATGCAGTATGCGAGCCGAGCATGATGGAGAAATCCGGACGGTCTCCGAGCCGATCCAAGAGGTTGAGGCAGTTCGTCCAATCCCCGGAACTGTCCTTAATTCCAACAATGTTCTCACACGTCTCCGCGAGTTGGGCAACGACATACGGTTTAATCGCTGTTTTGACAGTTGAAGGGATGTTGTAAATGAAAACAGGGAGTTCCGTGCTGGCGGCAACATCGTAATAGAATTCGATGAGATCTGCATCATCGGTGGAGGGATAGTAGTAACCCGGTGTCGCAGCAACCGCGTCAACCCCGAATTGTTCGGCGATTTTAATGTTTTGGATAACGCGCTGCGTGCTTGTGTCCATCACACCACAGATAATCGGGACGCGACCGCCGATCGCTTTGACCGCGATGTCCATCGCTCGTTCGCGCTCTGTATTCGTCAATGTCGTAAATTCGCCAGAAGTTCCCAATAGATAGATGCCGTGGATACCGCTGTCAATCAAACGATTGAGTTGGTTATTAAATCCAAGTTCATCAACGCGTTCTTTCTCATCAAGTGGCGTTATTGTCGGTGAAAAAATACCTTCAAATCGAATATTCATGAATCCACCTCATGGAGCGTAATTGCTGTCTGTCTCACTGATATGGTTTGCGAGGAACACAGTATCGGAGTATTTATATGACTTAAGATTTCAGTA
Coding sequences:
- a CDS encoding dihydrodipicolinate synthase family protein, with product MNIRFEGIFSPTITPLDEKERVDELGFNNQLNRLIDSGIHGIYLLGTSGEFTTLTNTERERAMDIAVKAIGGRVPIICGVMDTSTQRVIQNIKIAEQFGVDAVAATPGYYYPSTDDADLIEFYYDVAASTELPVFIYNIPSTVKTAIKPYVVAQLAETCENIVGIKDSSGDWTNCLNLLDRLGDRPDFSIMLGSHTALGAALLFGADGGVVSISNVAPKESVALYNAAKARDIDETHRLQKLLLRLSKMYTYGQGVSGMKACLEILGVCKAYTTGPLLPISDFAKDELRQLLSEAGIAK